The Desulfobacterales bacterium DNA segment GGAATTAATGCCCGGGTGGTCAGTTACGAATGGGGAACCTATCTGAAGCGGCAGCGCGAGCAGCCGGAAGATATGGATCTGTTTCAGCTGGGCTGGACCGGCGACAACGGTGACCCGGACAACTTTCTGGCAGTTCTCTTCGATGGCATGGCATCCTCATCCATCAGAACCCAGTGGCACAGCAAAGAATACCACGATCTGATGACCCAGGGTAAACAAACCATCGATCAGAACAAGCGCGCCGAGATCTATAAAACAGCTCTGAAGCTCATCTATGAGCAAGTGCCGGTGATCAGTGTCGCGCACTCGACGGTCATCACGCCGGTCAGAAATGAAGTCATGGATTTCAAACAACATCCAACCAATTCACAACGGTTTAAAAATGTTTGGCTAGATAAATAAGCTTAATGGTCAGGCAAACTAAAAAAGGGGAAAGCGGGACATCCGCTTTCCCTTTTTTGTTTACACCCGGTCTTATTTGATATAGACATTTAAAGCTTAGCTTGAGTTCTTAAAAATATATAGCACCCGCTAATAATTACAAAAAATCGTAATCAAATTCCTCAATGATCGCTTACATCATTAGAAGAATTTTTATCTTGATCCCCACCCTGCTGGGCGTATCTATCCTGGTGTTTCTGATGCTGCACCTCACCCCGGGTGATCCCGCTGAACTGCTGATGGGTGAACGGGCCTCGGAAGAAGCGCTGCGGGAAATCCGGGAGCACCTTGGGCTGGATAAACCGCTGTATGAGCAATACGGACTGTTTCTCAAACAATTGATGCAGGGCGACTTAGGAGAGACCATCTGGACACGCCAGAAGGTCTGGATCGAGGTTAAAGAGCGCTTTCCGGCCACCATCGAGCTTTCCATCGTGGCATTGCTGATCAGTTGCTTTGCCGGCATGATCCTCGGCATTATATCCGCCACCAAACAATACTCCATATTTGATTATCTGAGCATGTTCGGGGCACTAGTGGGCGTCAGTATGCCCATCTTCTGGCTGGGGCTCGTTTTTATGCTCATATTTGCCCTCAACCTTGGATGGCTGCCCATGTCCGGCCGCTTGAGTGTCGGTGTAGAGCTTGAAACCATCACCAACCTCTACATCCTGGACGCTATCTTAACGCGCAACTGGGCCGCGCTGCGGGATGCGCTCTGGCATATCATTATGCCCGCCGTCACTCTAAGCACGATCCCAACGGCCATCGTTGCCCGCATGACCCGCTCTTCGATGCTGGAGGTGCTGCGCCAGGATTACATCAAAACCGCTAAGGCCAAGGGTCTTTCACAATTTTTTGTTATTTTCAAACACGCTTTGCGCAATGCGCTGATTCCGGTGGTCACCACCATCGGTCTTCAATTTGGCGTGCTGTTGGGCGGGGCCATTTTGACGGAAACCATCTTTGCCTGGCCCGGTGTGGGCAAATGGATGTTTGATGCCGTAATTAAACGTGACTATATGGTCATCCGCAGCGGCACCCTGTTTATCGCCACCATATTCGTTTTGATCAATCTGTGCGTGGATGTGTTGTATGCGATTATTAATCCTCGCATC contains these protein-coding regions:
- a CDS encoding ABC transporter permease; the encoded protein is MIAYIIRRIFILIPTLLGVSILVFLMLHLTPGDPAELLMGERASEEALREIREHLGLDKPLYEQYGLFLKQLMQGDLGETIWTRQKVWIEVKERFPATIELSIVALLISCFAGMILGIISATKQYSIFDYLSMFGALVGVSMPIFWLGLVFMLIFALNLGWLPMSGRLSVGVELETITNLYILDAILTRNWAALRDALWHIIMPAVTLSTIPTAIVARMTRSSMLEVLRQDYIKTAKAKGLSQFFVIFKHALRNALIPVVTTIGLQFGVLLGGAILTETIFAWPGVGKWMFDAVIKRDYMVIRSGTLFIATIFVLINLCVDVLYAIINPRISVK
- a CDS encoding ABC transporter substrate-binding protein; translated protein: GINARVVSYEWGTYLKRQREQPEDMDLFQLGWTGDNGDPDNFLAVLFDGMASSSIRTQWHSKEYHDLMTQGKQTIDQNKRAEIYKTALKLIYEQVPVISVAHSTVITPVRNEVMDFKQHPTNSQRFKNVWLDK